Proteins from one Triticum aestivum cultivar Chinese Spring chromosome 7A, IWGSC CS RefSeq v2.1, whole genome shotgun sequence genomic window:
- the LOC123151079 gene encoding glycerophosphodiester phosphodiesterase GDPDL4 → MRSSRVRGGGGGGGGGEAAAFLAALLCGLLLLLGAADAQGIRRPSAYKTLRGDAPLVIAQGGFSGVFPDSSQAAFAFALLASAPDTSVWCDVQLTKDGVGICLRDINMANCTNAATAYPAKKKKYVIDGVPKTGHFSLDFTYSEVQNTYLTQGFYSRTDRFDSIYNIFSVTDLQSYIKPPSVWLNVQHDAFYSQHGLNMRRYIVSILKSVSVKYISSPEIGFLKSISKRVRGRTKLVFRFPDNFLSDPSTNQTYSSLSKNLTFIKTIASGIMVPKSYIWPVTNDNYLLPPTPFVQDAHRAGLEIYASDFANDRIIPYNYSYDPLQEYLSFISDGGFSVDGVLTDYPITASEAIGCFANLNESKADHGKPLIISHNGASGDYPDCTDLAYQNAIKDGADVIDCALQVTKDGVLICMSSINLLETTNVQRTPFSTLTSVIPEIKSTAGIYTFNLTWNNISDSSLKPKISSPLSSYYLVRNPRYTNNGKFVKFSDFLEYGKDQDLSGIMIIIENAAFIAKSLGVDVLESLTTALNDAGYNNQTTKEVMIQSTDSAVLVKLKQQKAKYKLVYTLPQGIGDASPSSLADVKEFAEAVVVDRNSFFAISLQFIINQTSLVKDLRSAGLTVYAQVFRNEFLSQPWDFFSDETVEINSYAQSLKVDGLITDFPKTVRRYKRNSCTGKDKPAYMETVDVGGLVQLLQRNAAPEAQPPAVAPMPELNETEVQQPPFPPVAPKNAPPGAAAPPGSSPSDAHTTAVSTCILLVAACAALLL, encoded by the exons ATGAGGAGCAGTAGAGTCcgcggaggaggcggtggtggtggtggcggagaggccgccgccttcctcgcCGCGCTGCTGTGCGGCCTCCTGCTCTTGCTCGGCGCCGCCGACGCGCAGGGCATCCGGCGCCCCTCGGCCTACAAAACACTACGAG GTGATGCTCCCCTTGTTATCGCCCAAGGCGGATTTTCAGGGGTATTTCCTGATTCCAGCCAGGCCGCCTTTGCTTTCGCATTGCTTGCCAGCGCACCTGATACAAGCGTGTGGTGCGATGTGCAACTCACAAAAGATGGCGTTGGGATTTGCCTTCGAGACATAAATATGGCAAACTGCACCAATGCTGCAACAGCCTACCCTGCGAAAAAGAAGAAGTATGTCATCGATGGCGTGCCCAAAACTGGACACTTCTCTCTCGACTTCACCTATTCTGAGGTCCAAAACACTTACT TAACACAGGGATTTTATTCTCGCACCGACAGGTTTGATTCCATATATAATATCTTTTCCGTGACAGACTTGCAGTCCTATATCAAGCCGCCTTCCGTTTGGCTGAATGTTCAG CATGACGCCTTCTATTCGCAACATGGTTTGAACATGAGAAGATACATAGTTTCCATCCTAAAGAGTGTCTCTGTGAAGTATATTTCATCACCTGAGATAGGTTTCCTCAAAAGCATATCTAAAAGAGTTCGCGGCAGAACAAAGCTTGTGTTTCGCTTTCCTGATAACTTTCTGTCTGATCCTTCTACAAACCAAACCTATAGCTCACTGTCTAAGAACCTAACGTTTATTAAGACAATTGCTTCTGGTATCATGGTCCCCAAGAGCTACATCTGGCCAGTGACGAATGATAACTATCTGCTGCCTCCAACACCCTTTGTCCAAGATGCCCACAGGGCAGGGTTAGAAATATATGCATCTGACTTCGCAAATGATAGGATTATTCCCTATAACTACAGTTATGATCCCTTGCAAGAATACCTATCATTTATAAGTGATGGTGGCTTCTCCGTGGATGGTGTGTTAACAGACTACCCTATTACTGCATCCGAGGCTATTG GCTGTTTTGCTAACTTGAATGAAAGTAAGGCGGATCATG GGAAACCTTTAATTATTTCGCATAATGGTGCCAGTGGAGACTATCCGGATTGTACTGATCTTGCCTACCAGAATGCAATTAAGGATGGTGCGGACGTGATTGACTGTGCCCTTCAAGTCACAAAAGATGGAGTTCTTATTTGCATGAGTTCCATCAACCTGCTCGAGACCACCAATGTTCAGAGGACACCTTTCAGTACCCTTACATCTGTCATTCCTGAAATTAAGAGTACAGCAGGGATTTATACATTCAACCTTACTTGGAACAACATTAGCGATAGTTCTTTGAAAC CCAAGATATCTAGCCCATTGAGTAGCTACTATCTTGTAAGAAACCCGAGATACACAAACAATGGGAAGTTTGTCAAGTTCTCAGATTTTCTGGAATATGGAAAGGATCAGGATTTGTCTGGCATCATGATCATTATCGAG AATGCTGCATTTATAGCGAAATCTTTAGGAGTTGATGTTCTCGAGTCCTTAACCACTGCCTTAAATGATGCTGGCTATAATAATCAAACGACCAAGGAAGTCATGATCCAGTCAACAGATAGCGCTGTTCTTGTCAAATTGAAGCAGCAGAAAGCAAAATACAAGCTTGTTTACACTCTCCCGCAAGGCATTGGGGATGCTTCTCCTTCCTCACTAGCCGATGTCAAGGAGTTTGCCGAGGCTGTGGTCGTTGACAGGAATTCCTTTTTTGCAATAAGCTTGCAATTTATCATCAACCAAACCAGCCTGGTGAAAGACTTGCGGTCCGCAGGGCTAACGGTATATGCGCAGGTGTTCCGCAATGAGTTCCTATCACAACCTTGGGACTTCTTCTCGGATGAAACAGTGGAAATCAATAGCTATGCCCAGTCGCTTAAAGTCGATGGCTTAATTACCGACTTCCCCAAGACAGTGAGGAGATACAAGA GGAATTCTTGTACAGGAAAGGACAAGCCCGCCTACATGGAGACCGTTGATGTCGGCGGCCTCGTGCAGCTACTCCAGAGAAATGCCGCTCCTGAGGCCCAGCCGCCAGCGGTGGCACCGATGCCAGAATTGAACGAAACAGAGGTGCAGCAGCCGCCATTCCCCCCTGTCGCGCCTAAGAATGCACCTCCTGGTGCCGCCGCACCTCCCGGTTCATCGCCATCTGATGCTCACACGACGGCTGTAAGCACCTGCATTCTGCTGGTAGCGGCCTGTGCAGCTCTGCTGCTTTGA